Below is a genomic region from Macaca thibetana thibetana isolate TM-01 chromosome 1, ASM2454274v1, whole genome shotgun sequence.
GGTCAGCACATCCGGAGTGCAATGGATAAGCCTCGCCTTGGGAAAACCACCTTCGTGATCATGGTATCTCCCCTGCCAGGTAAGTATGAGTTCGAAACCCTCAGCCCCGCCACAGCCTCACATGCCTCACCCTTTTCACACACGGTCACTTGCCTTGCGCGCATCCCCGAGCCCTCCTAGCCCTGACACACAGCTGGAATTCTCAGTTCCGACCAGCGGTCCCAAACTCGCTCCCACAGCACGGGAACCCCTTCGTGGCGAAGCAGCAGGCGGCGAAGCGGCAGCCCCTGCGCTGCCTCATCTACATAGAAGTCGCCCCCTCCGTGATGTCACCGACAGGGCATTCCGGGTCCCCGTCTGTTCCTCCGCAACTCAGCGGACCAACCCGCCGCCGGAGCCGGGAGGAAGTGACTTATacctctcccttctttccctcctgtcCCCGCCCTTCGTCTCCCGCAAAGAAGTGGGTACTCAATCTGTGTCCTGTGGAGGTCCCCTTTGGCGGCCAGCTGGAAGCCCGTGCACCCTTCTTCAAATAATGGCTTTCAATGAGCAGACTAGAACGTTTAGGATTACAAAGGAAACCTATTCCTTTCAAACCTGGTTATCTTTGTGATGTGGCACTGTGTGCATACCTTCGTTAAAACGCATTAAAGTTAAaatgcactccaccctgggcgacaagaggtgactgagtattaaaaaaacaaaaacatttccccCTCGCCCCCAAAGCATTAGACGTCAAGGCTGGCAACGATGTCTGTTCTCTTGAAAGTTCAATAtcaaaatacttggaaattaaactaaaatagtAGAAGCAAGAACAAAAATTAAGTTGAAGATAATGTCAAGAATATTTCCCAGAAACAAAAATACGAAtgtaaaaacaggagagaaaagtTCAGGAAGTTCAGGAAGGTATGTTCAAGGTCCAAACACGATTAGCACGCATTTCAGAAAGAGGATAGAAAAAATCAGTACAACAATTCAAAACACTTTCCATACCAATAGGTTGAAACTACAGTGAATTTAAACTATTGAATAATGATATTGAACTTTCAAGAAAATCTCCATCCCTTCCTAAGAAAAGCATGAATATTCCTCCCCTTGCTCATTCCTTTCACTAAAGGTGCTCTATATTTGTAACTTCCTGGTTCTCAGTAGCTGAGAAGATTTGCAAACTATACTACTTCTCCAATTCCATGCTATGCTCCTAATCCTCCAGTGCCATTGAATAGAGCCTGCGCTGCTTGACGCTCACTCTTGCTTTCATACATTGGCTTTGCAATACTAAACAGGAAAGAGTCCTTTTTGGGGTGAGACCCCTCAGTAACTTCTGCAGCCCCTCTAAATAGCCATCTCAAAGTATACCAAAGAAGtgtattttggggtggcatattttgGGTTTCCTGCATGGCTAAGCCAACATAATAGGATTCTTGCTGAACGcagggtgatcagacatcacctAGCGGATGGTGAAGGATGAGGAGCCCTATTAGATATTATGAGTGATCAGCTATTGAGGATGGGGAGTTCTGGCTAAATTGACTGAGAAGGATTCTTGCTGAGATTGAACAATGCAGAGAGGAACACAGAAGCTCAGTAGTCGAGGCCTAGTGAGAAGAGGACTCAGAAGAGCCTGATTAGAGTTTGACCAAGGAGATGTCAACCTGAAATAATTGAAAGGTTCAGAATTTGGTATTAAAGAGTTTATTCATTCTGCTTGTGGGAACTaatggtaaaatttaaaaagagtgtATTCAAACAAAAATCTGGGAATAGCCAATCAGGGTACACAGACTCCAGAGAAATGGGGTCAGTGCTGCGAAGGCAAAAGTCAAGCTCTTgcttacatagaaaaaaatatttaataggatcacaacattttcttttttttttttttttgtgacggagtctcgctctgtcgcccaggctggagtgcagtggccgatctcagctcactgcaagctccgcctcccgggttcccgccattctcctgcctcagcctccggagtagctgggactacaggcgcctgccacctcgcccggctagttttttgtatttttttgtagtagagacggggttccaccgggttagccaggatggtctcgatctcctgacctcgtgatccgccggcctcggcctcccaaagtgctgggattacaggcttgagccaccgcgcccggcctggatcaCAACATTTTCTATACAGGGCTGCTTTAACAGCTACAACAAATTAGttgcagaatttttgttttttttcattgttgttctgagatggagtctcacgctgttgctaaggctggagtgcagtggcacgatcttggctcactgcaacttctgcctcctggtttcaagcgattctcctgtctcagcttcctgaatagctgggattacaggtgcccaccaccatgcccagataattttttgtatttttagtagagataggatttcaccatgtgagccaggctggtttcaaactcctgacctctagtgatccgcctgcctcggcctcccaaagtgctgggattacaggcatgagccccactGTGctcaacctcttttttttttttttttttcccatactgcttattttctttctttatagctggctcacatttcctttccaatttaaagGAGTGTATTGAACACTGGATCTTAAGACAATGCAATAACCATGAAGTCTTTATGAGAGCAAGGTAAGAAGAAAGTTCATCTATAATGAAAATCAGCAGTGAAAAGGGAAGCAATCTTCCCTGGCACCGTTCAGTAATTTATATAACATGTTAGAAAACAATgcatgtggccgggcgcggtggctcacgcctgtaatcccagcactttgggaggctaaggcgggcggatcacttgaggttgggagtttgagaccagcctgaccaacatggagaaactctgtctttactaaaaatataaaattggccgggcgtggtggcacatgcctataatcccagcactagggaggctgaggcaggagaatcgcttgaacctgggaggcagaggttgtggtgagctgagatcgtgccattgcactccagcctggggcaacaagagtgaaactccgtctccaaaaaaaaaaggaaagaaaacaatgcatgtggccaggtgcggtggccaggcacggtggctcacgcctgtaatcccagcactttgggagaccaaggcgggcggatcacgaggtcaggagaatgagaccatcctggctaacatggtgaaaccctgtctctactaaaaaatacaaaaaattatcaggacatggtggtgtgcacctgtagtcccagctacttgggaggctgaggcaggagaatggcatgaacccgggaggtggaggttgcagtgagttgagatcatggcactgcactccagcttgggccacagagtaagactccatctcaaaaaaaaaaaaaaagaaagaaaaaaaaagaaaacaatgcaggTAAGGAAGAAGGCCAATCTATAATCAGAGAAACAAAGGTTATAACTGCCTGGTTTACAGGTACCTCTCATGTGGCTTAGGCGCCAtactcacattttctttctttctttttttttattttgagacaaagtttcactcttgttgcccaggctggagtgcaatggtgccatctcagctcactgcaacctctgcctcccaggttcaagcgattctcctgcctccgcgtcctgaatagctgggattacaggcatgcaccaccacacccggctaattttgtatttttagtagagatggggtttctccatgttggtcaggctggtctcgaactcctgatctcaggtgacctgcccgccttggcctcccaaagtgctgggattacaggtgtgagccatggtgcctggcccatatttacatttttttaaggtTCAAAATAATTTGGAGTTCCAAcaacttacattttaaattacttagtttctttttctttctttctttctttttttttttttgagatggagtctagctctgtcgcccaggctagagtgcagtggtgcaatcttagctcactgcaagctcctccttccaggttcatgccattcttctacctcagcctcccaagtagctgggactacaggcgcccaccaccacgcctggctaattttttgtattttttttttttttttttttgagacggagtctcacgctgttgcccaggctggagtgcagtggcgcgatctcggctcactgcaagctccgcctcctgggttcacgccattctcctgcctcagcctcctgagtagctgggactacaggcgcctgccaccgcgcccggctaattttttgtatttttagtaga
It encodes:
- the LOC126932548 gene encoding uncharacterized protein LOC126932548, translated to MSSKPSAPPQPHMPHPFHTRSLALRASPSPPSPDTQLEFSVPTSGPKLAPTAREPLRGEAAGGEAAAPALPHLHRSRPLRDVTDRAFRVPVCSSATQRTNPPPEPGGSDLYLSLLSLLSPPFVSRKEVGTQSVSCGGPLWRPAGSPCTLLQIMAFNEQTRTFRITKETYSFQTWLSL